The window AAAGAACTCGGTCCCGTTCTTACTTCCATAGTTATTTCGGGCCGCGTGGGGGCGGCTATAGCCGCCGAGCTCGGTTCGATGAAAGTCACCGAGCAGCTTGACGCGCTTTACACCCTGGGCACCAACCCCGTGAAATATCTGGCGGTGCCGCGGTTTATCGCCAATCTGGTGATGCTTCCCATTCTCGCTCTGTGCGCCAATATTATCGGTATCGTCGGAGGAATGCTGGTTACGGTATATAAATGGGGAGTGCCTTCCACGGTTTACTGGGATGACATACTCGATCATATGGATATCGGCGACCTTATGCACGGGTTGATAAAATCCCTCGCTTTCGCCCTGATTATAGTTTCCGTTTCCTGCTACAAGGGTTTTGCGTGCGAAGGCGGAGCCGAGGGCGT is drawn from Elusimicrobia bacterium HGW-Elusimicrobia-1 and contains these coding sequences:
- a CDS encoding ABC transporter permease; translation: MITIVHRSFMDVVKSVGELALMTSRTLVYIFKGNVDRRNVVEQMLEVGVRSFPVIALTSVFTGMVMALQTGAAFRNIFNEPVYVGSVVGFAIVKELGPVLTSIVISGRVGAAIAAELGSMKVTEQLDALYTLGTNPVKYLAVPRFIANLVMLPILALCANIIGIVGGMLVTVYKWGVPSTVYWDDILDHMDIGDLMHGLIKSLAFALIIVSVSCYKGFACEGGAEGVGKTTTGAVMISMVMILVSDYFISSFLVAIGIG